The DNA sequence TTGCACTGCCAAAGGAGAGAAGACTAAGAATGTTTAATTGAGAGACTTTCTAATTTATAGCATAAGAGTAATTTAACAATGTGGAGTAGATTTAACATGATGAAGTGACAATGCTACATACTTGATATGTCCATCCAAGTGCCAGGTCAACTTGATAACAGAATTAGATAGCTTTAGTTAGAGTTTGTTATAATTAGTTAGTTAATGGTACAAAATCTTGACCCCTATTGTATTTATGTATTGTAGTGGTGTAATGATCTAATTAGAATGAATTTTATGTGAATTATTCACTTGGTTTGTTGAGGTGTGGTGTCTTACCCATCTGATGCCACTCAGCGTGTTTCAGGTGGAATTATTCTTGCACCGGAAGGGATCAATGGCAGCATATGTGGGACTCGGGAGTCAGTGGAGGAAGTTCTTACGTTTGTGGAGAGCGATGATCGATTAAAGGGGCTAAGGCGAGTGGAATCACCTGTTAGTCCTGAGGAGGAGGCCATCCATCATGGGCACAGTGCCACTTCTCCTCTTGCTGCAGGGGAAGATGCGCCCTTCCGATGGGATCATGTGAGGGTCAAGTTGAAGAAAGAGGTAGAGTTTGCAATGCCGAAAGAATGGACTGCTTTTGTTGAATTTAATATCGATAATGTATGCAAATAAGTTACagatgtttgtttttgttgcagATTGTCACTCTTGGGATGCCTACTGTGTCGCCTATTGAAAGGGTTGGAAAGTATATTGGCCCAGAAGAGTGGAATGCTTTGATTAGCAATCCAGATACAGTGAGTAGCTAACTTTTTATTATCAATCTTTTCTTATCTCTGTTGTGAGGCTCTGTCTTTTGTGTAATCTTACAAGCTATGAGGacctaatatattaaaacatatatatggaGAAGTACAGTAGTGAATTTCATGTATAGCAAGTTGGGAAGTGGAAGACATGGTATTGGTATTGTATATGCCAGAAATGCTGAAGTTTCgttgttattgacattctcatgtGCAGGTGGTAATTGATGTGCGGAATAACTATGAAACCAGAATAGGAAAATTTAAAGGAGCAGTTGATCCTTGTACCACATCATTTCGTGAATTCCCATCTTGGGTGGATGAGCATTTCCAGCTTACTGAAACAGATGATAGGGAGCATCCAAAAGTTGAGGTAAACTCAGTCCAACCTGCTGAAAAAGAAATGGATAATAAAAGACAACATATGCCACGTGTTGCAATGTATTGCACTGGAGGTATTCGATGTGAGAAAGCTACAAGTCTACTTCTCAGCAAAGGTTTCAAAGAGGTGATTCTTCCCTTAAATGTTATTGTTTGGTTCAAACAAAATTGTTGAGTTTTTGAAAAGTCATttgatctctttttttttttattgaagaaaaatagacataattttcttttgataattcTTGGTCATGATATATTAATATCTCAAGGGGAATTCTGGTTTGGTTTGGAACTTGTTGTCAATGCCAAAACCTATCAAATAGGTATAGGAAAGAACAGATGTTAGTCTTATTTATGTTGAAGTCTTGTCAAATATACTAATAACACTAATATGTTTTAGTCTTTCATTCaatatgcatatatgctgcATTATTTTCCTAGGAATTACTTTATTTTGCTGTTTGCTAGTCTTCTGTTAAACCACTATGTTTCTTATTTAAAGTGCTATGCATTCCAGATATCCACCTTCTTAACATACACAGATTCTTGTTGATATTTGATAAACGAGTCAATAGTAATATTACTGCTGCTATGAATGTGATCTTTGCTAGTTGttggttcaatttttattttttttactgatataCTACATGATTTTGTCATATGTTTAAAAACTTTGTAGGTTTTTCACCTAGAAGGTGGAATTCTAAAATATCTTGAGGAGGTTCCAGAGACAGAGAGCCTCTGGGAAGGGGAGTGCTTTGTTTTTGACAAACGAGTCTCTGTGGAGCATGGTTTGGTGCCCGGAAATTTCAAGCTCTGCTATGGTTGCAAACAACCTGTGAGTGATGCTGACATGGAAGCCCCGGAATATGAATATGGAGTCTCTTGTCCTCACTGTTTTGCACAGAAATCAGATGAAGAGAAGGAAAGGGCTCGAGCTCGACAAAGACAATTTGAGAGATGGGGAATCATAGGAGGTCCAGATAAGGGTCGCCGGCCAACTTGTGAACAGGAAAGTACTAATAGGAAACCAAACCAGCTTTCACGTTCTATTTAACTAGTCAGATATGGAATGATGAGATAACATCTTCCATGTTTGTTTTGAACAAATGTTTGTCCTCTTGTGCTAAAATACTTGAATGTGTTAGTCTCTTCTCTTGAATGTGTTCGGAGTGCACAAAAACTATAGATGTACGTTTGTTTCTTACATATGATTTCCAGTCTTACGATCCATTTTTGGTTTCTAGTCTCTTGAGAATGGTCACCACTTTTTGACATTCAAATGTGTAATGTAACAAAGAATGCTAGAAATTTTGTTCTTCTGACACTTTTTTACTCTTTGTTATCGAGTAAAATATCGTGAAACCCGTTTAAGAAATTGACCCAAGTTATTTAAATGAACTCACATTGAATTTCACCCACTGAtcataaaatagagtttttggAAAAAGGGAGCGAATAATGTGTTTCTAGTAATCTAATGTATATTGTAAACAATTTGTCTAATGCAAACACCATTTGCTTGGCATGGTTGAATGTATGTGTTAAAGGAAGGCTAgattctttatttgattataaaatcaaataatcaaagtCAAGTATGACGATAAGACTGCTTCCAATTCATAACTTTTCGCACTCATTTGTGATACCTGTCTTTGGCGTACGAGAAGA is a window from the Glycine max cultivar Williams 82 chromosome 2, Glycine_max_v4.0, whole genome shotgun sequence genome containing:
- the LOC100784854 gene encoding rhodanese-like domain-containing protein 7 isoform X2 — encoded protein: MPTVSPIERVGKYIGPEEWNALISNPDTVVIDVRNNYETRIGKFKGAVDPCTTSFREFPSWVDEHFQLTETDDREHPKVEVNSVQPAEKEMDNKRQHMPRVAMYCTGGIRCEKATSLLLSKGFKEVFHLEGGILKYLEEVPETESLWEGECFVFDKRVSVEHGLVPGNFKLCYGCKQPVSDADMEAPEYEYGVSCPHCFAQKSDEEKERARARQRQFERWGIIGGPDKGRRPTCEQESTNRKPNQLSRSI
- the LOC100784854 gene encoding rhodanese-like domain-containing protein 7 isoform X1, producing the protein MEAHPNAAMLRTRTIIPSPPPSLALSKRLPSPSPSPSPLPLLSPSVILSEPVKPSFHRFPLFSNPHTLRTMTLSKCFSHSGPKPESEPEPEPDSPHTLVVVSFYKFADFPDHALLRNPLKQLCQRLRVSGGIILAPEGINGSICGTRESVEEVLTFVESDDRLKGLRRVESPVSPEEEAIHHGHSATSPLAAGEDAPFRWDHVRVKLKKEIVTLGMPTVSPIERVGKYIGPEEWNALISNPDTVVIDVRNNYETRIGKFKGAVDPCTTSFREFPSWVDEHFQLTETDDREHPKVEVNSVQPAEKEMDNKRQHMPRVAMYCTGGIRCEKATSLLLSKGFKEVFHLEGGILKYLEEVPETESLWEGECFVFDKRVSVEHGLVPGNFKLCYGCKQPVSDADMEAPEYEYGVSCPHCFAQKSDEEKERARARQRQFERWGIIGGPDKGRRPTCEQESTNRKPNQLSRSI